In the genome of Raphanus sativus cultivar WK10039 chromosome 4, ASM80110v3, whole genome shotgun sequence, one region contains:
- the LOC108853486 gene encoding nuclear transcription factor Y subunit C-10 yields the protein MKRSIVASSSQLPNASVKAFRIRMEPVAPYSHSMMELPYHTSTSNTEALSSLEAVLKVFWNNQWDQLQYSTGFTCCLPLSRVKKILKSDPKVRISRDAPALFSKACEYLILELTLRAWMHTQSCTRQTIQHCDVFHAVKNSETHYFLTDLVPFGPYCATHQRVLPPVKMILPDMNVAIDMNQIEQRRATDMKYLSISICELLYFDHRVF from the exons ATGAAGAGGTCAATAGTTGCAAGCTCATCCCAGTTACCAAATGCATCTGTCAAAGCATTTCGCATCAGGATGGAACCTGTTGCGCCATATTCACATAGCATGATGGAACTGCCTTATCATACCTCAACAAGCAAT ACTGAGGCACTTTCGTCACTAGAAGCTGTTCTAAAGGTATTTTGGAATAATCAGTGGGATCAGCTTCAATACTCCACAG GATTCACCTGCTGTTTGCCACTATCTAGAGTCAAAAAGATTTTGAAATCTGATCCTAAAGTCAGG ATAAGCAGGGATGCGCCTGCACTGTTTTCAAAAGCATGTGAATACTTAATTCTAGAGCTAACATTACGAGCTTGGATGCACACTCAATCATGCACTCGTCAGACAATACAGCATTGTGATGTCTTCCATGCCGTAAAGAATTCAGAAACTCATTATTTCCTGACTGATCTTGTTCCTTTTGGACCATATTGTGCCACCCATCAG AGAGTGTTGCCTCCTGTTAAAATGATTTTGCCAGACATGAATGTTGCAATCGATATGAACCAGATTGAGCAG AGAAGAGCAACTGATATGAAGTATCTAAGCATATCCATTTGCGAGTTGCTGTATTTTGATCATCGAGTGTTTTAA
- the LOC108852165 gene encoding protein PLASTID MOVEMENT IMPAIRED 15-like codes for MAKEVGAKTLENSITRSSYQLDLPIVESSSSLVEDLHTSRKILDGYKESIRDSESAKARAEVKLSKAMELVKELTLLIERSNRNKEFHRKNIEDSKIDIKVEENGEYVEVRRDLEAAKEEVSRLKLDLDSVLGEKVEVEKEEVKIGFRIEEKLRLLESLKKEIEVANEEHFLVELGKMDASMDCKEIERMREGEGEEVLDYIVEKNKKIKKMLEEADRSKGIEVELFETTSDVEMLQTQLNLVKKMERGDKSMSRSFERGKCTLTVLKEVTEAKKEALASLNAELFKLMMVMDELRNQINQAREETGQLNKILSKNDVKIQKLNAKMIMAKSKLEIALSAKERVRSLADSLAGSLEKLKKNKEAAKEEECLLIAQKTVTEMETQKTKLEIDEKERELNSNLDELEKAKQAEALVLEKLESLIEDKMERRETELKNCSTITISRFEYEYLSRHASLAEETAEKKVSAAEAWAEALRASTKAVLMKTGTLMRVEGEREMSRTERSFSTKRLAEDERIQEAEAESYLFSKPVRKSTPVQLGKSRRYSSAGTPTFFVIKKKKGLKLVKLFSRKR; via the exons ATGGCGAAAGAAGTAGGGGCAAAAACTCTAGAGAACTCTATTACAAGGAGCTCTTATCAGTTGGATTTACCAATCGTTGAG tcttcttcttcacttgtGGAAGATTTGCACACGTCAAGAAAGATACTTGATGGTTACAAAGAGAGTATAAGAGATTCGGAGTCTGCAAAAGCAAGAGCCGAAGTGAAACTTTCCAAGGCGATGGAGTTGGTAAAGGAGCTCACATTGCTGATAGAGAGGTCGAATCGGAATAAAGAGTTTCATAGAAAGAATATTGAAGATTCAAAGATAGATATAAAGGTTGAGGAAAATGGTGAATATGTGGAAGTTCGGAGAGATTTGGAGGCTGCGAAGGAAGAAGTGAGTAGGCTAAAGCTAGATTTAGACTCTGTTTTGGGAGAGAAGGTTGAAGTAGAGAAGGAAGAAGTGAAAATAGGTTTTAGAATTGAAGAGAAGTTGAGATTGTTGGAGAGTCTTAAGAAGGAGATAGAGGTTGCTAATGAGGAACATTTTTTGGTTGAGTTAGGAAAGATGGATGCATCGATGGATTGTAAAGAGATAGAAAGGAtgagagaaggagaaggagaagaggttTTGGATTACATAGtggaaaagaacaagaaaatcaagaaaatgtTGGAAGAAGCAGATAGATCAAAGGGTATCGAGGTTGAGCTGTTTGAGACTACTTCGGATGTTGAAATGTTACAGACACAGCTAAATCTTGTCAAGAAAATGGAGAGGGGAGACAAGAGCATGTCGAGATCTTTTGAAAGAGGAAAATGTACTTTAACGGTACTGAAAGAAGTAACAGAAGCAAAAAAAGAGGCACTTGCTTCTCTCAACGCAGAACTCTTCAAGCTCATGATGGTAATGGATGAGTTGAGAAACCAAATCAACCAAGCCAGAGAAGAAACAGGTCAGCTCAACAAAATATTAAGTAAAAATGATGTTAAGATTCAGAAACTCAATGCAAAGATGATTATGGCAAAATCGAAACTGGAAATAGCATTATCGGCCAAAGAAAGAGTTAGGTCTCTTGCCGACAGTCTAGCTGGTTCGCTTGAGaagttaaagaaaaacaaagaagctGCAAAGGAGGAAGAGTGTCTTCTGATAGCACAGAAGACGGTTACAGAGATGGAAACACAAAAGACCAAACTCGAGATAGacgaaaaagaaagagaacTGAATTCAAATCTGGATGAGCTTGAGAAAGCAAAACAAGCTGAGGCTTTAGTACTTGAGAAGCTCGAATCCCTCATAGAAGACAAAATGGAGAGGCGCGAAACAGAGCTCAAGAATTGTTCGACCATCACTATCTCGAGGTTTGAGTATGAGTATTTGAGTAGACATGCTTCTCTAGCAGAAGAAACTGCAGAGAAGAAAGTTTCAGCAGCAGAGGCGTGGGCTGAAGCACTCAGGGCTAGCACTAAAGCGGTTCTGATGAAGACCGGAACTTTGATGAGAGtggaaggagagagagaaatgtCTAGGACAGAAAGGTCGTTTTCGACGAAGAGACTGGCCGAGGACGAGCGGATCCAGGAAGCGGAAGCTGAAAGCTATCTTTTTTCTAAACCGGTTAGAAAATCAACACCGGTGCAACTAGGGAAGTCAAGAAGATACTCATCTGCAGGGACTCCGACTTTCTTTgtaatcaagaagaagaaaggtctGAAATTAGTGAAGCTTTTTAGTcggaaaaggtaa